The following are encoded in a window of Streptomyces sp. Go-475 genomic DNA:
- a CDS encoding tetratricopeptide repeat protein, which translates to MRDSHRAEAERLLVRAVEEEVRRSGGRSDGKVLLARARGALDSMAQSAAEEYEAYTRALDEAAAGQLTFGQRYAREGAGTPLLVAGVAAVAAVVADMALGTDAGTALGAGVAVGVVGAAATVVKVVGSHLPAAHHRAGAVSQPGGPEQLRLQWLTALEVRGIRPFLDQQRLLAASTGPKKTGPRLRGADKSAAARGRNVLEQSFAQLPEPARPFAGRRQELAQIRQWVQAARASTETQPTVVVLHGTPGSGRTTLAVHATHDLKDYFRGACVVDLRAEGPAGNPLSTRDALLHLLNRLGAPREQLLFRERSSPDQQVKRLSELYHQHLTGLPVTVVLDDASDAGQIRALVPERSDSLVLVTAREPLELGGLPARVHQLSVEPLDAAGAEELLGAAAQDRSGPYDAESADQVRELCGGLPLALRIAGSCLGPRSPRALATDLGAYGPVEPVERALWLRYTDQSETVRRLLRRLALAGRASLGVAAAAALLATDEAEAARHLEALTRAGLIDHVRGNRYRLHDLVRAFAQARLLDEEEPAGRTAAQERLIVNYAELADSVLRMVDGNMSTRTNRFSPYGFTSLDEALRWLDDESSFITAALRHAEGVNQAAVLNLLGALCDYCLLRGDLYRLGEISELAQAVDEGLLVRSVQWRTGIAARQLGELDKARTTLASVVDLYREAHHDAGAARALCSLGITLHHQGNLTEASAKLREALALQSSPALATDRAWTMHALAAVERDRARLAEALDLLTESLVLHRAGESVHGQAWAHFQLGQLGLRMGDVPRAESELRAALDLYGRTRDARGEAWALTQLARARLVAGDASPAVEELRGAAARHRDNEDARGEAWTLYYLGQALEETGNLDQAVRELERSRTMFSRMRDVYGLACARHHSARVTRDQRAAQTGSLRNSGFARQLLVDARADFQRIGVAHGEAWTCLELAVVDAGNARTQQALALCDEAAGLFTSYGDRRGEDWARFLRCTLLPYAAPGGVEVGTAVAQEELAQLSRAGHPLRDDKLDEYADAWALLLERGVSLEAGWQAWRLGMTPSRHAREVMGVAVEPKEQV; encoded by the coding sequence ATGCGGGACAGTCATCGGGCGGAGGCCGAGCGGCTGTTGGTGCGGGCCGTGGAGGAGGAGGTGCGCCGCTCGGGCGGGCGCAGCGACGGAAAGGTACTGCTCGCCAGGGCGCGCGGGGCGCTCGACTCGATGGCGCAGAGCGCGGCCGAGGAGTACGAGGCCTACACGCGCGCCCTGGACGAGGCGGCGGCCGGGCAGCTCACCTTCGGGCAGCGCTACGCCCGGGAGGGCGCCGGGACACCGCTGCTGGTGGCCGGGGTCGCGGCCGTCGCTGCCGTCGTCGCCGACATGGCCCTCGGCACGGACGCCGGCACGGCGCTCGGCGCGGGCGTCGCGGTCGGTGTCGTGGGCGCCGCCGCGACGGTCGTGAAGGTGGTCGGCTCCCATCTGCCGGCCGCGCACCACCGCGCCGGGGCCGTGAGCCAGCCGGGCGGACCGGAGCAGCTGCGGCTGCAGTGGCTGACGGCACTGGAGGTGCGGGGCATCCGTCCGTTCCTGGACCAGCAGCGGCTGCTCGCCGCCTCCACCGGTCCGAAGAAGACCGGGCCGCGGCTGCGGGGCGCCGACAAGAGCGCGGCGGCGCGCGGGCGCAACGTGCTGGAGCAGTCCTTCGCGCAACTGCCGGAACCGGCGCGGCCGTTCGCCGGGCGGCGGCAGGAGCTGGCGCAGATCCGGCAGTGGGTGCAGGCGGCCCGGGCCAGCACGGAGACCCAGCCGACCGTGGTCGTGCTGCACGGCACGCCCGGCAGCGGCCGCACCACCCTCGCGGTGCACGCCACGCACGATCTGAAGGACTACTTCCGCGGCGCCTGCGTCGTCGACCTGCGCGCCGAGGGCCCGGCCGGTAACCCGCTGTCCACCCGCGACGCCCTGCTGCACCTGCTCAACCGGCTCGGCGCGCCCCGCGAGCAACTGCTGTTCCGCGAGCGCTCCTCCCCCGACCAGCAGGTCAAACGGCTCAGCGAGCTGTACCACCAGCATCTGACCGGCCTGCCGGTCACGGTCGTCCTCGACGACGCCTCGGACGCCGGCCAGATCCGCGCCCTGGTCCCGGAGCGCTCCGACAGCCTGGTGCTGGTGACCGCGCGGGAGCCGCTGGAGCTGGGCGGCCTGCCCGCGCGGGTGCACCAGCTGTCGGTGGAGCCGCTGGACGCGGCCGGCGCGGAGGAGCTGCTGGGCGCGGCGGCGCAGGACCGGTCCGGGCCGTACGACGCCGAGTCGGCCGACCAGGTGCGGGAGCTCTGCGGCGGGCTGCCGCTGGCCCTGCGCATCGCCGGCTCCTGCCTCGGCCCGCGCTCCCCGCGTGCCCTGGCCACGGACCTCGGCGCGTACGGCCCGGTCGAGCCGGTCGAGCGCGCCCTGTGGCTGCGCTACACCGACCAGTCGGAGACCGTACGACGGCTGCTGCGCCGGCTGGCCCTGGCCGGCCGGGCCTCGCTGGGCGTCGCCGCGGCCGCCGCGCTGCTGGCCACCGACGAGGCGGAGGCGGCCCGCCACCTGGAGGCGCTGACCCGCGCCGGGCTGATCGACCACGTCCGGGGCAACCGCTACCGGCTGCACGACCTGGTCCGCGCCTTCGCCCAGGCCCGCCTCCTCGACGAGGAGGAACCGGCCGGGCGCACGGCGGCACAGGAGCGGCTGATCGTGAACTACGCCGAGCTGGCCGACTCCGTGCTGCGCATGGTCGACGGCAACATGTCGACCCGCACCAACCGCTTCAGCCCGTACGGCTTCACCTCCCTGGACGAGGCGCTGCGCTGGCTGGACGACGAGTCGAGCTTCATCACGGCGGCGCTGCGGCACGCCGAGGGCGTGAACCAGGCGGCGGTGCTGAACCTGCTGGGCGCCCTGTGCGACTACTGCCTGCTGCGCGGCGACCTGTACCGCCTGGGCGAGATCAGCGAACTCGCCCAGGCGGTGGACGAGGGGCTGCTGGTCCGGTCGGTGCAGTGGCGCACCGGCATCGCGGCCCGGCAGCTCGGCGAACTCGACAAGGCCCGCACGACCCTCGCCTCGGTCGTCGACCTCTACCGGGAGGCCCATCACGACGCCGGTGCCGCGCGCGCCCTGTGCTCCCTCGGCATCACCCTGCACCACCAGGGCAACCTGACGGAGGCGTCGGCGAAGCTCCGCGAGGCCCTGGCCCTGCAGTCCTCGCCCGCGCTGGCCACGGACCGGGCGTGGACGATGCACGCCCTCGCGGCGGTGGAGCGCGACCGGGCCCGGCTGGCGGAGGCGCTGGACCTGCTGACCGAGTCGCTGGTCCTGCACCGCGCGGGCGAGTCCGTGCACGGCCAGGCCTGGGCGCACTTCCAGCTCGGCCAGCTCGGTCTGCGCATGGGCGACGTCCCGCGCGCCGAGTCCGAGCTGCGCGCGGCCCTCGACCTGTACGGCCGCACCCGCGACGCCCGCGGGGAGGCCTGGGCCCTGACGCAGCTGGCCCGCGCCCGGCTGGTCGCCGGCGACGCGTCCCCGGCCGTGGAGGAACTGCGGGGCGCGGCGGCCCGGCACCGCGACAACGAGGACGCGCGCGGCGAGGCCTGGACCCTCTACTACCTCGGTCAGGCCCTGGAGGAGACGGGCAACCTGGACCAGGCGGTCCGCGAACTGGAACGCTCACGCACGATGTTCTCGCGCATGCGGGACGTCTACGGCCTGGCCTGCGCCCGCCACCACTCGGCCCGCGTGACCCGCGACCAGCGGGCGGCCCAGACGGGCTCGCTGCGCAACTCCGGCTTCGCCCGCCAGCTCCTGGTGGACGCCCGCGCCGACTTCCAGCGCATCGGCGTCGCCCATGGCGAGGCCTGGACCTGCCTGGAACTGGCGGTCGTGGACGCGGGCAACGCCCGCACCCAGCAGGCCCTGGCCCTGTGCGACGAGGCCGCCGGCCTCTTCACGTCCTACGGCGACCGCCGGGGCGAGGACTGGGCCCGCTTCCTGCGCTGCACCCTCCTGCCCTACGCGGCACCGGGCGGCGTGGAGGTCGGCACGGCCGTGGCCCAGGAGGAACTGGCCCAGCTGTCCCGCGCCGGCCACCCCCTGCGCGACGACAAACTCGACGAGTACGCCGACGCCTGGGCCCTGCTGCTGGAACGCGGCGTGAGCCTGGAGGCGGGGTGGCAGGCCTGGCGACTGGGCATGACGCCGAGCCGGCACGCGCGGGAGGTGATGGGGGTGGCGGTGGAGCCGAAGGAGCAGGTCTGA
- a CDS encoding NADP-dependent oxidoreductase, with protein sequence MKAVRLTRTGGPEVLEVQEVPDPEPAEDLVIRTAAAAVNPVDLATRSGLIPTSLPAVLGWDLAGTVAHAPAGSGFRAGDRVLAMTAQLGTGVGSMAEYVSFDPKYVARVPQGMALTDAAALPLAGVTAVQLLRRTPDRRGKRILLIGAQGGVGAHVAARLLDEASARTDLLVRPADRSAWQERRAGCPADGAVLTDPAQVEAGAYDIVIDAGGAPGLFEAVRPRGAFLTITPFSAPDPAVRPDVAYTLIGVELDGDDLADVAETAARGDGPRQETTVLPFEEAAEAHRRLERGGFRGKLVLVP encoded by the coding sequence GTGAAGGCCGTCCGCCTCACCCGGACCGGCGGACCTGAGGTCCTGGAAGTCCAGGAGGTGCCCGACCCGGAGCCCGCGGAAGACCTGGTGATCAGGACAGCCGCCGCGGCCGTCAACCCGGTGGATCTCGCGACCCGTTCGGGCCTGATTCCCACCTCACTGCCCGCCGTGCTCGGCTGGGACCTGGCGGGCACCGTCGCGCACGCCCCGGCGGGCTCCGGCTTCCGCGCCGGTGACCGCGTCCTGGCGATGACCGCGCAACTGGGCACCGGCGTGGGCAGCATGGCCGAGTACGTGTCCTTCGACCCGAAGTACGTGGCGCGGGTGCCGCAGGGCATGGCCCTCACGGACGCCGCCGCCCTGCCGCTCGCGGGTGTGACCGCGGTGCAGTTGCTGCGCCGGACCCCGGACCGCCGAGGCAAGCGGATCCTGCTGATCGGCGCCCAGGGGGGCGTCGGCGCGCACGTCGCCGCCCGCCTGCTCGACGAGGCGTCGGCCCGCACCGACCTGCTCGTCCGCCCCGCCGACCGCTCCGCATGGCAGGAGCGGCGGGCCGGGTGCCCGGCCGACGGCGCGGTGCTCACCGACCCCGCGCAGGTGGAGGCCGGGGCCTACGACATCGTCATCGACGCCGGCGGCGCGCCCGGCCTGTTCGAGGCCGTGCGCCCGCGGGGCGCCTTCCTCACCATCACCCCGTTCAGCGCCCCGGACCCGGCCGTGCGGCCCGACGTGGCGTACACCCTCATCGGCGTGGAACTGGACGGGGACGACCTGGCCGACGTGGCCGAGACCGCGGCCCGGGGGGACGGCCCGCGCCAGGAGACCACCGTGCTCCCCTTCGAGGAGGCGGCCGAGGCCCACCGGCGCCTGGAGCGCGGCGGTTTCCGCGGCAAGCTGGTGTTGGTCCCCTAG
- a CDS encoding sedoheptulose 7-phosphate cyclase, with protein sequence MHSGTQFTQGLRLAMDNGPAWTVEAVRQVRYHVVSSDHLFSPDNTTLLTGCPDAPLRAGERRLVVIDENVDALYGARIRAFFDHHDIAVTVLALRADETVKQFDAVSRVVDAMNDFGIDRRREPVIAIGGGVLTDIVGFAASLYRRGTPYIRIPTTLIGLVDAGVGVKTGVNYDTGKNRLGTYAAATATFLDRSFLRSLDLRHISNGLAEILKMALIRSEELFELLERSGPEVRADRFQGSTGELARAADAIVAESIHLMLEELQPNLWESALERCVDYGHTFSPTIEMHALPELLHGEAVVIDMALTTALGLLRGDVGQEQADRIFSVIRALGLPLWNDVLDDPSLLEAALRDTVRHRDGRQRLPLPVGIGRHRFVNDVEPAELRAAAQLLRRRAEDMTQDAPAEALVSA encoded by the coding sequence ATGCATAGCGGCACTCAGTTCACCCAGGGGCTCCGCCTGGCCATGGACAACGGCCCGGCCTGGACGGTCGAGGCCGTGCGCCAGGTGCGGTACCACGTCGTCAGCTCCGACCACCTCTTCTCGCCGGACAACACCACGCTGCTGACGGGCTGCCCGGACGCCCCGCTGCGGGCCGGAGAGCGGCGGCTCGTCGTCATCGACGAGAACGTGGACGCGCTCTACGGCGCGCGGATCCGCGCGTTCTTCGACCACCACGACATCGCGGTCACGGTGCTCGCCCTGCGCGCCGACGAGACCGTGAAGCAGTTCGACGCCGTCTCCCGGGTCGTCGACGCCATGAACGACTTCGGGATCGACCGCCGCCGCGAGCCGGTCATCGCCATCGGCGGCGGGGTGCTCACCGACATCGTCGGATTCGCGGCGAGCCTCTACCGGCGCGGAACCCCGTACATCCGCATCCCCACGACGCTGATCGGCCTCGTCGACGCGGGAGTCGGCGTCAAGACCGGCGTCAACTACGACACCGGGAAGAACCGGCTGGGGACCTACGCGGCCGCCACGGCCACCTTCCTCGACCGCTCGTTCCTGCGCAGCCTGGACCTGCGGCACATCAGCAACGGCCTGGCCGAGATCCTGAAGATGGCGCTGATCCGCTCCGAGGAACTGTTCGAACTGCTGGAGAGGTCCGGCCCCGAGGTGCGCGCGGACCGCTTCCAGGGCTCCACCGGCGAACTCGCCCGGGCCGCCGACGCGATCGTCGCCGAGTCCATCCACCTCATGCTCGAAGAGCTGCAGCCCAACCTGTGGGAGTCCGCGCTGGAGCGCTGCGTGGACTACGGGCACACCTTCAGCCCCACCATCGAGATGCACGCCCTCCCGGAGCTGCTGCACGGCGAGGCCGTCGTGATCGACATGGCGCTCACCACGGCGCTGGGTCTCCTGCGCGGCGACGTCGGCCAGGAGCAGGCCGACCGGATCTTCTCCGTCATCCGCGCGCTCGGACTGCCGCTGTGGAACGACGTGCTGGACGACCCGAGCCTGCTGGAGGCGGCGCTGCGCGACACCGTGCGCCACCGCGACGGCCGGCAGCGGCTGCCGTTGCCGGTCGGCATCGGACGCCACCGCTTCGTCAACGACGTCGAACCCGCCGAGCTGCGCGCGGCGGCACAGCTGCTGCGCCGCCGTGCCGAGGACATGACGCAGGACGCCCCGGCCGAGGCCCTGGTGAGCGCATGA
- a CDS encoding SDR family oxidoreductase, with product MSAAPERMPERAVVIGGSTGIGRGVADAWAAAGIETHVFSRSRPAGQGSDRLVWHRLDFRDPEQAKEALRAGIPERTDLACYSAVYFTSRREPFTQVSEADWLDQFAVNVHGLAWTLRAALPRLRAAAPGMFLHISSEVVYNAGPNRSGYAATKAAADSLIRSVSQETDPAETTFVQALPAGMVDSPGIRARRSADFDYSGYMSPAAFAPLAVELARTRGVPHAGEALVVHEDTTWTSVADDLPVSQSRPLAGARP from the coding sequence ATGAGTGCCGCCCCGGAGCGCATGCCCGAGCGTGCGGTGGTGATCGGCGGCTCGACCGGGATCGGGCGGGGTGTCGCCGACGCCTGGGCCGCCGCCGGCATCGAGACCCACGTCTTCAGCCGCAGCCGGCCCGCCGGCCAGGGCAGTGACCGGCTGGTCTGGCACCGGCTCGACTTCCGCGACCCGGAGCAGGCCAAGGAGGCGCTGCGGGCCGGCATCCCGGAGCGGACGGACCTGGCCTGCTACTCCGCCGTCTACTTCACCTCCCGGCGTGAGCCGTTCACGCAGGTGAGCGAGGCCGACTGGCTGGACCAGTTCGCGGTCAACGTGCACGGTCTGGCGTGGACGCTGCGTGCGGCGCTGCCCAGGCTGCGCGCGGCCGCGCCCGGGATGTTCCTGCACATCTCGTCCGAGGTCGTCTACAACGCCGGGCCGAACCGCTCGGGCTACGCCGCCACCAAGGCCGCCGCCGACTCCCTGATCCGCTCGGTGTCGCAGGAGACCGACCCGGCCGAGACGACGTTCGTGCAGGCCCTGCCCGCCGGCATGGTCGACAGCCCCGGCATCCGGGCCCGCCGGTCCGCGGACTTCGACTACAGCGGCTACATGTCCCCGGCCGCCTTCGCGCCGCTGGCCGTCGAACTCGCCCGCACCCGCGGGGTGCCGCACGCCGGGGAAGCGCTCGTCGTGCACGAGGACACCACCTGGACGTCCGTCGCGGACGACCTCCCCGTGTCCCAGTCGCGTCCGCTCGCCGGCGCCCGGCCGTAG
- a CDS encoding HAD-IA family hydrolase, with translation MPQLHAAALLFDMDGTLVDSTALVESTWAGFCERHQLDLAEVLAFAHGRPTRETVCRFLPDPDQAAAETRRLVAHEESETTGITEVPGARALLAELPPDAWAVVTSAGRRLAEVRMAAAGLPLPAILVSADDVTRGKPEPEGYLRAAAALGCPPEDAVVVEDSSAGVRAGLAGCGRTVVIGSLDAYDDVAPRWADFRGFRVADRQPGRAGVTLDVPEPVAAGPVVRR, from the coding sequence TTGCCTCAACTGCACGCGGCTGCACTGCTGTTCGACATGGACGGCACCCTCGTGGACTCCACCGCGCTGGTCGAGTCCACCTGGGCCGGCTTCTGCGAGCGGCACCAGCTCGACCTCGCGGAGGTGCTGGCCTTCGCCCACGGGCGCCCCACCCGGGAGACCGTGTGCCGTTTCCTCCCCGACCCCGACCAGGCGGCGGCGGAGACCCGGCGCCTCGTCGCGCACGAGGAGTCGGAGACCACCGGCATCACGGAGGTCCCCGGCGCCCGGGCGCTGCTGGCCGAACTGCCGCCGGACGCCTGGGCCGTGGTCACCTCCGCGGGCCGCCGGCTGGCGGAGGTGCGGATGGCGGCGGCGGGACTCCCGCTGCCCGCGATCCTGGTGAGCGCGGACGACGTGACGCGCGGCAAGCCGGAACCCGAGGGCTATCTGCGGGCCGCCGCCGCGCTCGGCTGCCCGCCGGAGGACGCCGTCGTCGTCGAGGACTCCAGCGCCGGAGTGCGGGCCGGACTGGCCGGCTGCGGACGCACCGTGGTCATCGGCAGCCTCGACGCCTACGACGACGTGGCCCCGCGCTGGGCCGACTTCCGCGGGTTCCGGGTCGCCGACCGGCAGCCGGGCCGGGCCGGCGTGACCCTCGACGTGCCCGAGCCGGTCGCCGCGGGACCGGTGGTCCGGCGATGA
- a CDS encoding ROK family protein has protein sequence MSPVAASQDPIEDHRTAAGAPATTFAADIGGTWVRMSTGGPGAPVERVPSPSRLRHPDRSTARLRADMVELLSDRVPAGARAALSFGAAIDHLTGTVYGSAPLWGAADTPYDLAADLRRSRPDVTWHLVNDVTAALLDFAAVHARPGTRRVAYLTVSSGIALRIADLERTRIPVDTWGLQGEVGHLPVPLTDPGAEVLAGLPCECGATDHLASLASGPGLVRAARRLGIPRAPQVADWLPGALDANDPGARRLLELGAAPVAHLLRTLWCLDPHLDLIGVGGGVAEGLAGHYAAEIRRRLATATSYADRGRDDAWLGDRLVFCGPGQVDPLRGVLRIGDWLPGVTP, from the coding sequence ATGAGCCCCGTCGCCGCCTCCCAGGACCCGATCGAGGACCATCGGACCGCCGCCGGGGCGCCGGCGACGACCTTCGCGGCGGACATCGGCGGCACCTGGGTGCGGATGAGCACCGGCGGACCGGGCGCGCCGGTGGAACGGGTTCCCTCGCCCAGCCGTCTGCGCCACCCGGACCGCTCCACCGCCCGGCTGCGGGCCGACATGGTCGAGCTGCTCAGCGACCGGGTCCCCGCGGGCGCCCGCGCCGCCCTCTCCTTCGGCGCGGCGATCGACCATCTCACCGGCACCGTCTACGGATCGGCTCCGCTGTGGGGGGCCGCGGACACCCCGTACGACCTCGCCGCCGACCTGCGGCGGAGCCGGCCCGACGTCACCTGGCACCTCGTCAACGACGTCACCGCGGCACTGCTGGACTTCGCCGCCGTGCACGCCCGGCCCGGCACCCGCCGGGTCGCCTATCTGACCGTCAGCAGCGGCATCGCCCTGCGGATCGCGGATCTGGAGCGGACCAGGATCCCGGTCGACACCTGGGGGCTGCAGGGCGAGGTCGGCCACCTGCCGGTCCCGCTCACCGACCCCGGCGCGGAGGTACTGGCGGGACTCCCCTGTGAGTGCGGCGCGACGGACCACCTGGCCTCGCTCGCCTCCGGGCCGGGCCTCGTCCGCGCGGCCCGGCGGCTCGGGATACCCCGGGCTCCGCAGGTCGCCGACTGGCTCCCGGGCGCTCTCGACGCCAACGACCCTGGCGCGAGGCGGCTGCTGGAGCTGGGCGCCGCCCCGGTCGCCCACCTGCTGCGCACCCTGTGGTGCCTCGACCCGCACCTCGACCTGATCGGGGTCGGCGGGGGCGTGGCCGAAGGGCTGGCCGGCCACTACGCGGCCGAGATCCGCCGCCGCCTCGCCACCGCCACCTCCTACGCCGACCGGGGGCGCGACGACGCCTGGCTCGGCGACCGGCTCGTGTTCTGCGGCCCGGGGCAGGTGGACCCGCTGCGCGGGGTCCTGCGCATCGGCGACTGGCTCCCGGGGGTCACCCCGTGA
- a CDS encoding alcohol dehydrogenase catalytic domain-containing protein: protein MSAATHRALVRRPADSSGRTLVEVAEVPTPRLDPGDVLLAPAVVGICGTDWQILRGLRDDPSPVLGHEGVAHVVEPGDSGLPAGTPVTVNPTHPEDPSFLLGHNLPGLWAERTRIPAAAVRAGLVVPVPADAARPRVAALAEPLAAARYGARIVRHTLRPAALVVWGDGIVGRLARELWRTEEPGPRTLLVGHGDDAVDPHDADLPRLLAGLPSPVAAVICTPRTGTREALTTLDRYVPGTLLVDVHAGLPSGPVPLTGGDIDVAALRTANCGGTPWPPRVEEFARPHGRLLLCGHRGVSGDQLRDAVELLRTTPRLGEQVLTHEVGLEEAADLVNTVLTTSRRRADGRRVLKTAIRVGSRP, encoded by the coding sequence GTGAGCGCCGCGACCCACCGGGCCCTGGTCCGCCGGCCCGCCGACAGCTCCGGCCGCACTCTGGTCGAGGTGGCCGAGGTGCCCACCCCCCGGCTCGACCCCGGCGACGTCCTGCTCGCGCCGGCGGTCGTGGGCATCTGCGGCACCGACTGGCAGATCCTGCGCGGCCTGCGCGACGACCCCAGCCCCGTCCTCGGCCACGAAGGCGTCGCCCACGTGGTGGAACCCGGGGACTCCGGGCTGCCGGCGGGCACGCCGGTCACCGTGAACCCCACGCATCCCGAGGACCCGTCCTTCCTGCTCGGCCACAACCTTCCCGGGCTCTGGGCGGAGCGCACCCGCATCCCCGCCGCGGCCGTACGCGCCGGACTGGTCGTCCCGGTGCCCGCCGACGCCGCACGGCCACGGGTGGCCGCGCTCGCGGAACCGCTCGCCGCCGCCCGGTACGGCGCGCGGATCGTGCGCCACACGCTGCGCCCGGCGGCGCTGGTCGTGTGGGGCGACGGCATCGTGGGGCGCCTCGCGCGCGAGTTGTGGCGCACGGAGGAGCCCGGGCCGCGCACCCTTCTCGTGGGGCACGGCGACGACGCCGTCGACCCGCACGACGCCGACCTCCCCCGGCTGCTGGCCGGTCTGCCCTCACCGGTCGCCGCCGTCATCTGCACACCCCGCACCGGAACACGCGAGGCGCTGACCACCCTGGACCGGTACGTGCCGGGCACGCTGCTGGTCGACGTGCACGCCGGGCTGCCCTCGGGCCCGGTCCCGCTGACCGGGGGCGACATCGACGTCGCCGCGCTCCGTACGGCGAACTGCGGCGGAACCCCCTGGCCCCCGCGGGTCGAGGAGTTCGCCCGTCCGCACGGCAGGCTCCTGCTCTGCGGCCACCGCGGCGTCTCCGGCGACCAGCTGCGGGACGCCGTCGAACTGCTGCGGACCACCCCGCGGCTCGGGGAGCAGGTGCTCACCCACGAGGTCGGACTGGAGGAGGCCGCCGACCTCGTCAACACCGTGCTGACCACGTCCAGGCGCCGCGCCGACGGCCGCCGCGTGCTCAAGACCGCGATCCGTGTCGGGAGCCGGCCATGA
- a CDS encoding TIM barrel protein, with the protein MTAPATTALPPAGPAPTALAVAAPQWRIDTDRRTAARAALAAGADQLHLDYGGAHRGPPLSDRAALRAAEAVTGELPVPVLAVNHLNDIGLAHEQGTADPAAVELLLRALDCALHLGAAVLHVPGFRRSLPNTEGLRAGTAEALRGLCARLAGTHLLVAYESPLGPHDSLALARAVDHPALRLVLDTGNLADAGLRPLAFAEQVGAAGLLLPDLHVKDGSRTTAPSAADLPALLRRSRARSVLVENDYRKTPGRLREDIALCRRAAEDPRHPEDAP; encoded by the coding sequence ATGACCGCACCGGCCACCACAGCCCTGCCCCCCGCCGGCCCGGCTCCGACCGCGCTCGCCGTCGCCGCGCCGCAGTGGCGGATCGACACCGACCGCCGGACGGCCGCCCGCGCCGCCCTCGCGGCAGGGGCCGATCAGCTGCACCTCGACTACGGCGGTGCCCACCGCGGCCCGCCGCTGAGCGACCGCGCCGCCCTGCGAGCGGCCGAGGCGGTCACCGGGGAGCTCCCGGTACCCGTGCTCGCCGTCAACCACCTCAACGACATCGGCCTGGCACACGAGCAGGGCACCGCCGACCCGGCGGCCGTCGAGCTGCTGCTGCGGGCCCTGGACTGCGCCCTGCACCTGGGCGCCGCCGTGCTCCACGTGCCCGGCTTCCGGCGGAGCCTGCCGAACACAGAGGGACTGCGTGCCGGAACGGCCGAGGCGCTGCGCGGCCTGTGCGCGCGGCTCGCCGGGACACACCTGCTGGTCGCCTACGAGTCGCCGCTCGGCCCGCACGACTCCCTCGCACTGGCCCGGGCGGTGGACCACCCCGCCCTGCGGCTGGTCCTGGACACCGGCAACCTGGCCGACGCGGGACTGCGGCCGCTCGCCTTCGCCGAACAGGTCGGGGCCGCCGGGCTCCTGCTGCCGGACCTGCACGTCAAGGACGGCTCCCGTACGACGGCCCCCTCCGCCGCCGACCTCCCGGCCCTGCTCCGGCGCTCCCGCGCCCGCTCGGTGCTCGTGGAGAACGACTACCGGAAGACCCCGGGCCGCCTGCGCGAGGACATCGCGCTCTGCCGCCGCGCGGCCGAAGACCCCCGCCACCCCGAGGACGCACCATGA
- a CDS encoding alcohol dehydrogenase catalytic domain-containing protein, with protein sequence MRTIQLTAPRTLTVTETAPPEPGPGEVLVRVSLLGLCGTDLGFFDGSSNYLRDGLKSYPFVPGHEWIGTVVGTGPGTDPDLLGRRVSGHNFRVCGRCAHCHAGRIRSCPDRSEIGVLGPRPGAGAQLITAPQDTLTRIPDALSDAAGALLEPTAAAVHAVDRLGVTASDRVAVLGAGTLGVAAAQTARAIGADTVVLDPNPAARVLAAELGLRAQAGPAAADEEAYDAVIEASGSEAAVRSAVRLVAAGGRIAQLGTPHHAVDGFDAAGLVIRDVTLHGVLSGIGYWDRLVGLVESGAVNLDALVDRVFPLDELDAAFARLADGSRNRPKVLVRIDPALAEPGPA encoded by the coding sequence ATGAGAACCATCCAGCTCACCGCCCCCCGCACGCTGACCGTCACCGAGACCGCACCGCCCGAACCCGGCCCCGGCGAGGTCCTCGTCCGGGTGAGCCTGCTCGGCCTGTGCGGCACCGACCTCGGCTTCTTCGACGGCAGCAGCAACTACCTGCGCGACGGCCTGAAGAGCTACCCCTTCGTCCCGGGACACGAGTGGATCGGCACCGTCGTCGGGACCGGCCCCGGCACCGACCCGGACCTGCTGGGCCGGCGCGTGTCGGGCCACAACTTCCGCGTCTGCGGCCGGTGCGCGCACTGCCACGCCGGGCGCATCCGCTCCTGCCCGGACCGCAGCGAGATCGGCGTGCTCGGGCCCCGCCCGGGCGCCGGCGCGCAGCTGATCACCGCGCCGCAGGACACCCTCACCCGGATCCCCGACGCCCTGTCCGACGCGGCCGGTGCCCTGCTGGAGCCGACCGCCGCCGCGGTGCACGCCGTGGACCGGCTCGGCGTGACGGCGTCGGACCGCGTCGCGGTGCTCGGCGCGGGCACGCTCGGCGTCGCGGCGGCCCAGACGGCCCGGGCGATCGGCGCGGACACCGTCGTCCTCGATCCGAACCCGGCCGCCCGCGTGCTGGCCGCCGAGCTGGGCCTGCGCGCCCAGGCCGGCCCGGCCGCGGCGGACGAGGAGGCCTACGACGCCGTGATCGAGGCGTCGGGCAGCGAGGCGGCGGTCCGCTCCGCCGTCCGCCTGGTCGCCGCGGGCGGGCGCATCGCCCAACTGGGCACCCCGCACCACGCCGTGGACGGCTTCGACGCGGCCGGTCTGGTGATCCGGGACGTGACGCTGCACGGCGTGCTGTCCGGGATCGGCTACTGGGACCGGCTCGTCGGACTCGTCGAGTCGGGCGCGGTGAACCTGGACGCCCTCGTCGACCGGGTCTTCCCGCTGGACGAACTGGACGCCGCCTTCGCGCGCCTCGCCGACGGCAGCCGGAACCGTCCCAAGGTCCTCGTCCGGATCGACCCGGCGCTCGCGGAACCCGGCCCGGCATGA